One genomic window of Quercus lobata isolate SW786 chromosome 9, ValleyOak3.0 Primary Assembly, whole genome shotgun sequence includes the following:
- the LOC115959007 gene encoding uncharacterized protein LOC115959007 isoform X1 — translation MVAGVGSEYGAVSEGSQLVDSRTSGVRVSFDTTNTCDSFYRASVDFVLNVCSRAPNHCTSVQIDGEDAWKFVAGLAENIRASIIVSAAVAARSRSRFLQALEIQGKHAEAKFELSKICLMLWKFPPEESSPEMEW, via the exons ATGGTGGCCGGGGTTGGTTCTGAATACGGAGCAGTATCAGAGGGAAGCCAACTGGTTGATTCAAG GACATCTGGAGTACGGGTCTCCTTTGACACAACAAATACATGTGATTCCTTCTATCGTGCTTCTGTTGACTTTGTTTTAAATGTTTGCAGCAG GGCCCCGAATCATTGTACTTCTGTTCAGATTGACGGTGAAGATGCTTGGAAATTTGTTGCTGGGCTTGCTGAAAACATTCGTGCTTCAATAATTGTGTCAGCAGCTGTTGCTGCAAGATCTCGTTCACGGTTTTTACAG GCTTTGGAAATTCAAGGTAAACATGCTGAAGCAAAATTTGAACTGTCAAAGATATGCCTTATGCTGTGGAAATTTCCTCCCGAGGAGTCTTCT
- the LOC115959007 gene encoding uncharacterized protein LOC115959007 isoform X2, which yields MVAGVGSEYGAVSEGSQLVDSRAPNHCTSVQIDGEDAWKFVAGLAENIRASIIVSAAVAARSRSRFLQALEIQGKHAEAKFELSKICLMLWKFPPEESSPEMEW from the exons ATGGTGGCCGGGGTTGGTTCTGAATACGGAGCAGTATCAGAGGGAAGCCAACTGGTTGATTCAAG GGCCCCGAATCATTGTACTTCTGTTCAGATTGACGGTGAAGATGCTTGGAAATTTGTTGCTGGGCTTGCTGAAAACATTCGTGCTTCAATAATTGTGTCAGCAGCTGTTGCTGCAAGATCTCGTTCACGGTTTTTACAG GCTTTGGAAATTCAAGGTAAACATGCTGAAGCAAAATTTGAACTGTCAAAGATATGCCTTATGCTGTGGAAATTTCCTCCCGAGGAGTCTTCT